One Takifugu rubripes chromosome 19, fTakRub1.2, whole genome shotgun sequence genomic window carries:
- the LOC115246800 gene encoding PAK4-inhibitor INKA2-like isoform X1 yields MEERVSRPECRNMDACLRRLKQELVSMKEAGDGLHAQMNSMMGALQELKLLQVQTALENLDITGRPINRGIPRPPRAAPLEATATAGMSASTDPSSCFHPGAFEEPRLSATPSPRRSLRSRGASSRDDGSLSQNRSSVSMSSSSTSSLDSGSERSGGSTQSDCDLQSVPKRWSGYDAPQVDFYGPVVGNPPPEPPSHPQAPHRARVVDLPGILYSLSREGPSLDNEYSQESTDDSCDWTSSLMSSSRNRQPLVLGDNVFADLVGNWLDLPEVEREEIEEEERGVDRADTPAHPLRLSRSQEICKKFSLTTNIFKKFLRSVRPDRDKLLKERPGWAAPELPEGDLFKRPKKAAPKCSKGSFYLPFWANGHQGKGKLCPQLSGAERNQQQHFPQVHQQAFTGIYLDRRQADTVAEKIPPLFDYNTAVWV; encoded by the exons ATGGAAGAACGGGTGTCCAGACCGGAATGCAGAAACATGGACGCGTGTTTGAGGCGACTGAAGCAAGAGCTG gTGTCTATGAAAGAAGCTGGGGATGGCCTCCACGCTCAGATGAATTCAATGATGGGGGCACTTCAGGAACTCAAGCTCCTACAGGTTCAGACAGCGTTAGAGAACCTTGACATTACAGGCCGTCCAATTAACCGAGGAATCCCCCGGCCCCCCCGAGCAGCTCCTCTGGAAGCAACGGCCACAGCAGGTATGAGTGCGAGCACAGATCCCAGctcctgctttcatccaggcgcGTTTGAAGAGCCCCGTCTGAGCGCGACGCCGAGCCCGAGGCGCTCCCTCCGGAGCAGAGGCGCCTCCAGCCGAGACGACGGCAGCCTGTCGCAGAACAGGAGCAGCGTCAGCATGTCCTCTTCCTCGACCTCCAGCCTTGACAGTGGGAGTGAGCGGAGCGGAGGGAGCACCCAAAGCGATTGTGACCTCCAGTCTGTTCCCAAGAGGTGGTCTGGGTACGATGCCCCCCAGGTGGATTTCTACGGGCCTGTGGTGGGAAACCCTCCACCAGAGCCCCCCTCTCACCCACAGGCTCCCCATCGTGCCCGGGTGGTAGATCTACCAGGAATCCTGTACAGCCTCTCGCGGGAGGGCCCCTCGTTAGACAACGAGTATTCCCAAGAGAGCACGGACGACAGCTGCGACTGGACTTCCtcgctgatgagcagcagccgcAACCGGCAACCGCTGGTGCTGGGCGACAACGTCTTTGCCGACCTTGTGGGCAACTGGCTGGACTTGCccgaggtggagagggaggagatagaagaagaggagaggggggtggaCAGAGCAGACACGCCAGCCCACCCTCTCCGCCTCAGCCGCTCGCAGGAGATCTGCAAGAAGTTCTCATTAACCACAAACATCTTCAAAAAGTTCCTGCGCAGCGTCCGGCCGGACAGGGACAAGCTGCTCAAAGAGAGACCCGGCTGGGCGGCACCAGAGCTGCCTGAGGGCGACCTTTTCAAAAGGCCGAAGAAAGCGGCCCCCAAATGTTCCAAAGGAAGCTTCTATTTGCCCTTCTGGGCAAATGGGCACCAGGGCAAAGGGAAGCTCTGCCCCCAGCTGTCCGGGGCAGagaggaaccagcagcagcacttcccCCAGGTCCACCAACAAGCTTTTACTGGCATTTACTTAGACAGGAGACAAGCAGACACTGTGGCGGAGAAAATACCGCCGTTGTTTGACTATAACACAGCTGTGTGGGTCTGA
- the LOC115246800 gene encoding PAK4-inhibitor INKA2-like isoform X2 — MKEAGDGLHAQMNSMMGALQELKLLQVQTALENLDITGRPINRGIPRPPRAAPLEATATAGMSASTDPSSCFHPGAFEEPRLSATPSPRRSLRSRGASSRDDGSLSQNRSSVSMSSSSTSSLDSGSERSGGSTQSDCDLQSVPKRWSGYDAPQVDFYGPVVGNPPPEPPSHPQAPHRARVVDLPGILYSLSREGPSLDNEYSQESTDDSCDWTSSLMSSSRNRQPLVLGDNVFADLVGNWLDLPEVEREEIEEEERGVDRADTPAHPLRLSRSQEICKKFSLTTNIFKKFLRSVRPDRDKLLKERPGWAAPELPEGDLFKRPKKAAPKCSKGSFYLPFWANGHQGKGKLCPQLSGAERNQQQHFPQVHQQAFTGIYLDRRQADTVAEKIPPLFDYNTAVWV, encoded by the coding sequence ATGAAAGAAGCTGGGGATGGCCTCCACGCTCAGATGAATTCAATGATGGGGGCACTTCAGGAACTCAAGCTCCTACAGGTTCAGACAGCGTTAGAGAACCTTGACATTACAGGCCGTCCAATTAACCGAGGAATCCCCCGGCCCCCCCGAGCAGCTCCTCTGGAAGCAACGGCCACAGCAGGTATGAGTGCGAGCACAGATCCCAGctcctgctttcatccaggcgcGTTTGAAGAGCCCCGTCTGAGCGCGACGCCGAGCCCGAGGCGCTCCCTCCGGAGCAGAGGCGCCTCCAGCCGAGACGACGGCAGCCTGTCGCAGAACAGGAGCAGCGTCAGCATGTCCTCTTCCTCGACCTCCAGCCTTGACAGTGGGAGTGAGCGGAGCGGAGGGAGCACCCAAAGCGATTGTGACCTCCAGTCTGTTCCCAAGAGGTGGTCTGGGTACGATGCCCCCCAGGTGGATTTCTACGGGCCTGTGGTGGGAAACCCTCCACCAGAGCCCCCCTCTCACCCACAGGCTCCCCATCGTGCCCGGGTGGTAGATCTACCAGGAATCCTGTACAGCCTCTCGCGGGAGGGCCCCTCGTTAGACAACGAGTATTCCCAAGAGAGCACGGACGACAGCTGCGACTGGACTTCCtcgctgatgagcagcagccgcAACCGGCAACCGCTGGTGCTGGGCGACAACGTCTTTGCCGACCTTGTGGGCAACTGGCTGGACTTGCccgaggtggagagggaggagatagaagaagaggagaggggggtggaCAGAGCAGACACGCCAGCCCACCCTCTCCGCCTCAGCCGCTCGCAGGAGATCTGCAAGAAGTTCTCATTAACCACAAACATCTTCAAAAAGTTCCTGCGCAGCGTCCGGCCGGACAGGGACAAGCTGCTCAAAGAGAGACCCGGCTGGGCGGCACCAGAGCTGCCTGAGGGCGACCTTTTCAAAAGGCCGAAGAAAGCGGCCCCCAAATGTTCCAAAGGAAGCTTCTATTTGCCCTTCTGGGCAAATGGGCACCAGGGCAAAGGGAAGCTCTGCCCCCAGCTGTCCGGGGCAGagaggaaccagcagcagcacttcccCCAGGTCCACCAACAAGCTTTTACTGGCATTTACTTAGACAGGAGACAAGCAGACACTGTGGCGGAGAAAATACCGCCGTTGTTTGACTATAACACAGCTGTGTGGGTCTGA